A window of Tripterygium wilfordii isolate XIE 37 chromosome 7, ASM1340144v1, whole genome shotgun sequence contains these coding sequences:
- the LOC120001567 gene encoding histone H2B-like encodes MAPKAAKKPAEKKPASEKPTEEKKTVTEKAPAEKKPKAGKKLPKEAGAAAGDKKKKRTKKSTETYKIYIFKVLKQVHPDIGVSSKAMGIMNSFINDIFEKLAQESSRLARYNKKPTITSREIQTAVRLVLPGELAKHAVSEGTKAVTKFTSS; translated from the coding sequence ATGGCACCCAAGGCTGCCAAGAAGCCGGCGGAGAAGAAGCCTGCCTCCGAGAAGCCGACGGAGGAGAAGAAGACCGTGACGGAGAAAGCTCCGGCTGAGAAGAAGCCAAAGGCCGGAAAGAAGCTCCCCAAGGAAGCCGGAGCGGCTGCAggagacaagaagaagaagcggaCGAAGAAGAGCACAGAGACCTACAAGATCTACATCTTCAAGGTGCTTAAGCAGGTTCATCCTGACATCGGGGTCTCAAGCAAGGCCATGGGGATCATGAATAGTTTCATCAACGATATCTTTGAGAAGCTTGCCCAGGAGTCGTCACGATTGGCCAGGTACAACAAGAAGCCTACAATTACCTCTCGCGAGATCCAGACTGCCGTGAGACTGGTGCTTCCCGGAGAGCTTGCAAAGCACGCGGTCTCTGAGGGGACTAAGGCGGTGACGAAATTTACTAGCTCTTGA